A segment of the Leptolyngbya sp. NIES-3755 genome:
ATTCCTCGTTTTGAAGTTGATCGAGGAGCGGTAGCTTTGCTTCACTTCGTGTTCGTGCTGCTGAGATCAGGATTGTTCTCCACGTTCTAAGATGGGTCGCAACTGTTCCATCTGTTGCTGCCATTCTTCGACGGTTTGAGGAGGTTCAAACCAGGTTGCTTCGGCATCGGGACTGCGCCGAGCGAAGAATGCTTCCATTGCGTCGAGGTCGTCTCGGTGCTTGAGGATGTAGGTTCGCAGTTGTGCCGTGGTCATTTCGTCATAGTTCGGTTTCATACGAATCTCCACTTTCCGTTGGGAGGAATGATGATTTGTAGGGTTTCACTGGCGAAGATGTAGATCTCTCCGGTGCGATCGTTGAAGCGAAAGAGTTCGATATTTCTGTAGAAGTTGGACAGCATTTGACAAACACAGACACTCGCGAAGTTTTGGGCGGCAGTTGGCAAGATGGGGGTTCCTCAATTTTGGCATATTCAATTCTACGGCAGCGAGATGATTCCTGAATGCGTGCAATTGTAAGAATTCTAAGGATGATCGATGCCTCAATTCCAACGATTGCTCTCTACAGATTTCTCGTTCTGAAGTTGTTGGAGGAGCGACCCTTGCGGTATCTGCTTCGCAGCGCGTGTCATCGGATGATCCGAGAGTTCAGAGGTGCGATCGCCTTGCTCTACAGCATTGTCCGCGCTCATCCTTGTCGGGCAAAAGGATTGTTTAGGTCACATGATATGCGGTGATTGCGATCGCTCCATCGGGGCTGTAAATGACTTCAACTCTGGCGTACTCTGGATGGCTCCACCAAGTTTTAATTCGATTGCCCTGTGCGGGCGCGGTGCCAATTTTGCTGTACCCTGCTTGAATGAGGAGCGCATCAAAATCTGGGGCAGACATTACTTTTGTTGTAATTGGCGGAATTCCATCAATCAGATGCTTATCGAGGGTCATAGCTGTCTCGATAAGTGCTGTAAATTCGGTAGCCGGGAAGGACGATCGCAATTCCAATCGCACGATGTAATGTGCCGGGATAGTTTGGTTCAGCAGGGCTGCCGCCGATGCGAAGTTTGATGAATCCGCACCAAAAATAGAATCCTGGAATGAGGGCATCCATGCTGTAAGCTATCGCGCTCAAACTAGGGTCAGCAAATGGTTTGGTTTGAATCGGTTGCATCTCGTCTTCTTGCTGAATTTGCATTGTGAAAGCGATCGTAGTTGCTATTTCTAATTTTACTCTTCATTGCTTTTTGCGATCGCTGCCCAAAATTGTGCGATCGCGCTCTACGATGCCTCGTTTTGAAGTTGTTCGAGGAGCGATCGTGAGCTTAGAACTAAAACAGTTCATTTATTCGATCCTTACGAATAACCGTTGAAATAAGTGCTTGAATGTTTTGCCATACTTTTAGTGTCTTAGGATGGCTTTCACCTAACAACTTGCACGATAGCCTAAGTGCTTCAAGATATAGTTGCTTTGCTTCTTTATATTGTTCTTGTAAAAGCCTCAGCCCTGCTAAATTGTTTAGAGAGGTTGCTATACTCGGGTGTTCCATCCCATGATAGCTTTGATCAATCTTGAGCGAACGACTGTAACAAGATTCTGCTTCAGAATAACATCCGCGAAGTTCATAAATCCCTGCTAAGTTGTTCAAACTTCGTGCAACGTACGGATGATTTTCACCCCAATAGCGCTCTGAAATTGTCAATGCTTTCAGAAGCGCCTCTTTCGCTTCTTGATATCGTCCTAATGACTTAAAGAGACACGCTAGATTATTCAGGATACTTGCCATTTCCGCGCAATCATCCCCAATCTGGGTTTGATATATCTCTTTTGCTTCAGAAAGGCATAATTCCGCTTTCAAGTAACGCCCTTGATCATGGTAAAGTTCAGCTAACTCTACAAGGGAAGGTGCAACCCCAGGATGAGCGATGCCTAAGCACTGCTTGTAAATTTTTACTGCATCTATTAATAAATCTTCCACAACATCGAATTTTGCTTGTACATGGTGAATTCTTGCCAGATTATGAGAAGCGGTTGCTATATCAATATGGCTCTCAATATGTCTCCTTTTGACCACTTCTAAACCTCGGTTATGCCAGAATGCCGCATCTATGTAAGCTGTTTTTGCTTCGTAGAACCAGGCTAGTCGTGCAAAAGGTGTTAGAGCATTCTCATTATCCAGAAATGTTTCTAGATTTTTAGCGACCTCAATAATGTGGGGGATAGAAGGTGCTATTTGCTCAATCTGTTTATGATTAGGCAAGTCAAAGATGTCTCTTGACCTTCGTACTACCACTCGACAAAACGATCGCTTCATTTCCTCATCCTCTGGCATCTGCGATCGCTTCACCCCAAAAAATTCCCGCAACAGTTGATGCAATTGATAATTCTCTCCACCCTCAAAACTCAACAAACTCAAATTTACTAACTGTGCATCCCGCAGATCTTCCAAGTCTTCCTCATCTGTCTCCGGGAAACATTCCTGCACCAATCTCCACGGAATATCAGCCAAAGCAAACAAACTCAAAAATGCCGCTAACCGTTGCGCGTCTTCATTCAATTCCTGCCAACTCAATTCAAACGCTGCGGTGACATTCAGCGTTGCAGTCATTCCCGGTTCAGTTTCAAGCAATGCCTTAGCCGCTAACCGTTGCTCCTGCAATCGCTCCCACAGTTTCGCAACCGAGCATCCCTTTTTCCGCGCCAAATACCGCCCGACTAGCTCCAATCCCAGCGGCAAATAGCCCAACCACTCACAAACCTGCTTTGCTGTCTCCAACTCCTGATCAATCCGTCCATCCGTCACCGATCGTCGCAACAATTCCAGCGATGCCGCCTCACTCAAGACCTGAATTTCATAATTTCTCACCGACCCATCTAAATATTTGCGCGTTGTCAGCAGTACTCGAAACTGATCGCGATGCTTCGGTAAGAAAGGTTTGATATCGTCATAGGCTTGCACATCATCGAACACGAGTAAGGTTGCTGCCTTCTGCCAATTTGTCCAGCACCATTCCACCTGAGCCATCAACTCTCGATCGTCTGGCGGCATCACCCCCAACTTTTCCCGCGCAAACTGAACAATCTGCAATCCAATATCCTCTCGCGCCCGCAGCCAGCATACCCCACCCGGATAATCCTGCGACTTCAGATGTTTTAGCGCATATTGCAACGCTAATTCTGTCTTGCCAATTCCGCCCATTCCCTTAATCGACGAAATTGCAGTCAGTTCTCCCGATCGCACTTTCTCATGCAACTCCTCAAGTGCCTGCTCTCGACCCACAAACAGCTTATTCTCGATCGGTAAATTCGCTGGAGTTCCTAACTGAGGAAATTCCGATGGCTGAAGCGGTTTCGTTCTCGCATCTGAAACCGCTTGCAGCAATAATTTCTCTGCTTCTGACTCTGGAATTCCCACGAGATCGACATAGACGATCGCTCGTAACAATCCTGTGAGTTCACAAGCTTCGACGCGCACCGGAATGAGTGTGCGATTCTTCCCGCGTGGATCTTGGACAAAGGCGGCTGCCCATTCGGGTTGAGTGAACTCTGATTGAAGATAGTTTGGAGATAAAACCGCGATCGTTCTTTTCGTCTGGTCGATCGCATCGTGCATATCCAGAACGAAATTTCCACCTGGACGGAAATCCCAGGCTTGAATAATGGTTGAATATCCCGCTTTCTCTAATGTGGCTGCGATCCACTCTGCCCAAGCTCGATCGTGGCGATTGTAGCTGATAAAAAAATCCTTCTTCAATGCAGCATTCATGGGGGCAACTCTGCGATCGCTCTGTATCTTTTCTACACAGAGAGCGAGTATTTTTCCAAAAACTGTCAGTATTTCTGTATGAAGATCGAAGACTCTATATCGCGATCGTATTGTTCTCACTTGGAATGCGATCGTTCTCGCTTTTTCATAGAACGCTGCACATCAGAGATAGAACATTCTCTCTTTTTGATAGAACGATCGCACTTTTCGATAGAATATTCCATCTCAGAATGCAAATCGACATGAAAAATCCCGAACGATGTCACTTAGACACACATTCGGGATTCTTTAGGATGAAAAAGAGAAATCTAAGCTTTGTCTTCTGCCAATTTCACCTTCGTTGCCAGTCCTAACGCTTGCAGCAAACGAATCGTCATCCAGGTCATATCAATTTCCCACCACTTCAAACCATGACGGGCAGAGTATTGATACGTATGGTGATTGTTGTGCCAGCCTTCGCCATACACCAAGACCGCCACCCACCAGCAATTTGTGGAATTGTCATCTGAATCATAGGTGCGATAGCCAAATTTATGCGTTGCACTATTCACCAACCAGGTGCAGTGATACACCAACACCAAGCGAACGAAAATGCCCCAGGTGACAAAAGACCAACCGCCGATCGCATAAAGCAACACACCCAATGCGATTTGGAGCAGCGCAAAGTAGTTTTCTAAAAACTGATAGAACTTATCGTCAGCAATATCTTTGGTGAACTTAGGAATTTCATTTTCGGCGGGGACATCCCGCAGCATCCATTCCATGTGGCTCCACCAGAAGCCTTTAGTCGAATCGTGGTGATCGTTGGGTTTGTCAGAATAAAGATGATGATGGCGATGTAACCCAATCCACCAGATCGGACCGCCCTGCATTGCCAAAGAGCCAAAGAATACGAGGGTGTATTCGAGCCATTTGGGAACTTGGAAGCTGCGATGACTCATGAGACGATGCCATCCCAAAGTGATCCCTAGCCCCCCGGTGAGCCAGTGAAGAAAGATGGCAAGTCCAACAGCGCTCCAGCTAAAGTTTCCAGGCAAAAAGGCGAACAGTGCGCCAATGTGAATTGCCACCATAAAGGCGAGCGTGGGATAGTCTATTTTCAGTTTTTCGGAAGTTGCGATAGTCATGAAAAAGTCTCTAAACGGAATACGATGCTCGATCTGCGCGACAATAGAACCCGCTTTAACCGAAGACGAGTTCAAGTTCGGGACGGCGCAATCTCCACTGTAACTTTTAATTAACGAGGCAGATGATGAACGGCTCGATTCTGGTAAAAGAAGCGGAAAAAGCACTATCTGAGATCTTTTCTGGTATTGACGCAAAGGTCAAGAAAAATTTACATAAGGTGCTGAGCGCATATCGCAGTCATCGAGTGGGCGTTCATCATTTTGCGGCTGTGTCTGGCTATGGTCATGATGATTTGGGTAGAGAAGTGCTCGATCGAGTATTCGCAGAAGTGATGGAAGCCGAAGCCGCGATCGTGCGAGTCCAATTCGTTTCTGGCACTCATGCGATCGCGTCTGCACTTTATGGGGTTCTCCGTCCTGGGGATGAGATGCTTTGTGTGGCAGGTGCGCCGTATGACACGTTAGAGGAAGTGATCGGATTACGAGGTGAGAATCAAGGATCGCTCAAAGATTTGGGTGTGTCTTATCGACAGTTGGAATTGACCCCGGAAGGTTTGATTGATTGGCATACGCTGAGAACGGCGATTCGACCAGAGACGAAATTAGTATCGATTCAGCGATCGTGTGGTTATTCTTGGCGACCAAGTTTATCGATCGTGGAAATTGAGAAAATTATTGCGATCGTTAAAGAACAAAATCCGAATACGGTTTGCTTTGTCGATAACTGTTATGGCGAATTTGTCGAAGATCGTGAACCGACTGCGGTAGGAGCCGATTTGATTGCCGGATCATTGATTAAAAATCTTGGAGGCACGATCGTCACTACTGGCGGATATGTCGCAGGTCGAGCCGATTTGGTGGAAATGGCGGCTTGTCGGTTAACGGCTCCAGGGATTGGCAGTTCTGGGGGTGCAACGTTTGATCAAAATCGGCTTTTATTTCAAGGATTGTTTCTCGCGCCGCAGATGGTCGGAGAAGCGAAGAAAGGGAATCATCTTACGGCTTATGTGTTTGATAAATTGGGCTATCCAGTAAATCCTGCGCCATTTGCACCGAGACGTGATGTGATTCAGGCGATCAAACTCGGCTCACCAGAGAAGATTATTGCGTTTTGTCGATCGATTCAGCAAAATTCCCCGATCGGGTCTTATCTCGATCCGGTTCCATCTGGAATGCCGGGATATGAAAGCGAATTGGTGATGGCGGGCGGAACGTTTATCGATGGCAGCACTTCGGAATTTTCGGCGGATGGACCTTTGAGAGAACCGTATGTTGTGTTTTGCCAAGGAGGAACGCACTGGACGCATGTTGCGATCGCACTTGAAGCCGCGATCGAAGCGATTCAACAAAAAACCCCCAACCGAAGTCAGGGGTAATTAATCAGGGTGCATCTACCAATACCTACTACTTCAGAATTCCCGTAGATCAGGACACTTTTGCAGAATTTCTTAAAATTGCGATCGCGACTCCCAGTAACAAAACCAGAGCACCAATGATGATCTGCGTTCCAGGGATTTCTTGGAAAAATGCGATCGCGAAAATTGTCGAGCCTACAGGTTCCAAAAGAATAATCAATGTCACGATCGTGGGCGGTAAATGTCTCATCGCCCAGTTAAAACTCGTATGTCCG
Coding sequences within it:
- a CDS encoding aluminum resistance family protein (similar to AA sequence:cyanobase_aa:LBDG_42510), which gives rise to MNGSILVKEAEKALSEIFSGIDAKVKKNLHKVLSAYRSHRVGVHHFAAVSGYGHDDLGREVLDRVFAEVMEAEAAIVRVQFVSGTHAIASALYGVLRPGDEMLCVAGAPYDTLEEVIGLRGENQGSLKDLGVSYRQLELTPEGLIDWHTLRTAIRPETKLVSIQRSCGYSWRPSLSIVEIEKIIAIVKEQNPNTVCFVDNCYGEFVEDREPTAVGADLIAGSLIKNLGGTIVTTGGYVAGRADLVEMAACRLTAPGIGSSGGATFDQNRLLFQGLFLAPQMVGEAKKGNHLTAYVFDKLGYPVNPAPFAPRRDVIQAIKLGSPEKIIAFCRSIQQNSPIGSYLDPVPSGMPGYESELVMAGGTFIDGSTSEFSADGPLREPYVVFCQGGTHWTHVAIALEAAIEAIQQKTPNRSQG
- a CDS encoding hypothetical protein (similar to AA sequence:cyanobase_aa:AM1_1882) — protein: MKPNYDEMTTAQLRTYILKHRDDLDAMEAFFARRSPDAEATWFEPPQTVEEWQQQMEQLRPILERGEQS
- a CDS encoding hypothetical protein (similar to AA sequence:cyanobase_aa:Cyan7425_0290), encoding MTLDKHLIDGIPPITTKVMSAPDFDALLIQAGYSKIGTAPAQGNRIKTWWSHPEYARVEVIYSPDGAIAITAYHVT
- a CDS encoding kinesin light chain (similar to AA sequence:cyanobase_aa:LBDG_23980), which translates into the protein MNAALKKDFFISYNRHDRAWAEWIAATLEKAGYSTIIQAWDFRPGGNFVLDMHDAIDQTKRTIAVLSPNYLQSEFTQPEWAAAFVQDPRGKNRTLIPVRVEACELTGLLRAIVYVDLVGIPESEAEKLLLQAVSDARTKPLQPSEFPQLGTPANLPIENKLFVGREQALEELHEKVRSGELTAISSIKGMGGIGKTELALQYALKHLKSQDYPGGVCWLRAREDIGLQIVQFAREKLGVMPPDDRELMAQVEWCWTNWQKAATLLVFDDVQAYDDIKPFLPKHRDQFRVLLTTRKYLDGSVRNYEIQVLSEAASLELLRRSVTDGRIDQELETAKQVCEWLGYLPLGLELVGRYLARKKGCSVAKLWERLQEQRLAAKALLETEPGMTATLNVTAAFELSWQELNEDAQRLAAFLSLFALADIPWRLVQECFPETDEEDLEDLRDAQLVNLSLLSFEGGENYQLHQLLREFFGVKRSQMPEDEEMKRSFCRVVVRRSRDIFDLPNHKQIEQIAPSIPHIIEVAKNLETFLDNENALTPFARLAWFYEAKTAYIDAAFWHNRGLEVVKRRHIESHIDIATASHNLARIHHVQAKFDVVEDLLIDAVKIYKQCLGIAHPGVAPSLVELAELYHDQGRYLKAELCLSEAKEIYQTQIGDDCAEMASILNNLACLFKSLGRYQEAKEALLKALTISERYWGENHPYVARSLNNLAGIYELRGCYSEAESCYSRSLKIDQSYHGMEHPSIATSLNNLAGLRLLQEQYKEAKQLYLEALRLSCKLLGESHPKTLKVWQNIQALISTVIRKDRINELF
- a CDS encoding acyl-lipid desaturase delta 9 (similar to AA sequence:cyanobase_aa:LBDG_42500); the protein is MTIATSEKLKIDYPTLAFMVAIHIGALFAFLPGNFSWSAVGLAIFLHWLTGGLGITLGWHRLMSHRSFQVPKWLEYTLVFFGSLAMQGGPIWWIGLHRHHHLYSDKPNDHHDSTKGFWWSHMEWMLRDVPAENEIPKFTKDIADDKFYQFLENYFALLQIALGVLLYAIGGWSFVTWGIFVRLVLVYHCTWLVNSATHKFGYRTYDSDDNSTNCWWVAVLVYGEGWHNNHHTYQYSARHGLKWWEIDMTWMTIRLLQALGLATKVKLAEDKA
- a CDS encoding hypothetical protein (similar to AA sequence:cyanobase_aa:gsl3900); the protein is MQIQQEDEMQPIQTKPFADPSLSAIAYSMDALIPGFYFWCGFIKLRIGGSPAEPNYPGTLHRAIGIAIVLPGYRIYSTYRDSYDPR